The Channa argus isolate prfri chromosome 22, Channa argus male v1.0, whole genome shotgun sequence genome has a window encoding:
- the hunk gene encoding hormonally up-regulated neu tumor-associated kinase homolog, with amino-acid sequence MPVADNDIVVDKSHALREGKSPNSAGNENLLPASLCSPAADILKSFYHTKRVGNYLIGRKLGEGSFAKVREGLHALTGEKVAVKVIDKRKAKKDSYVTKNLRREGHIQQMIHHPNITQLLDILETENSYYLVMELCPGGNLMNRIYDKKRLDERETQKYIRQLVLAVEHLHRAGVVHRDLKIENLLLDEQDNIKLIDFGLSNCAGILGYSDPFSTQCGSPAYAAPELLSRKKYGPKVDVWSIGVNMYAMLTGTLPFTVEPFSLRALHQKMVDKEMNPLPPSLSTAAICLLKKLLEPDPNKRPNIHQVMADSWLQLANKNTGAPYLNRIHIEEINHTVLLHMTEKMSYKHSEVLSAVLTNRACHTLAVYFLLNKKMKRLSKEYREMQFQEKKKGEKKKNEYFQTQWRKHVDKLTIPPKQTPVYLAVSKGPSKEKKHKTGLLRAITGGHRNSPLAPPGTVASSSMEYLEIHPLFPNTPQQRRRLATLPQVNTSPEHNIPAPPAPSPIGMHSFGSLSKAEQMEDTPASPWYKLTNGTLSPPRHVSAFQPDSSYLKKATIPSPPVLIVNPQPKKSISSEWCGSSDTSGSPPSTIGSPPGNSAFSPLKSAFSPLKPMSAFSPPSNSSSSSDPDSPTHRSKFPSMGIGQILKKKVQLQPFTFRPEQVIEEVVSPPPYPMQTLLCASGALKTLC; translated from the exons ATGCCAGTTGCAGACAACGACATTGTAGTGGACAAGAGCCACGCGTTACGCGAGGGTAAAAGCCCAAACAGTGCTGGGAATGAGAACCTGCTCCCGGCCTCCCTATGCAGTCCCGCTGCGGACATCCTCAAGAGCTTTTACCACACCAAACGGGTCGGGAACTACCTGATTGGAAGGAAGCTGGGAGAAGGATCGTTCGCCAAAGTTAGAGAAGGTCTCCATGCCCTGACCGGGGAGAAG GTGGCCGTGAAGGTGATTGACAAGCGGAAGGCCAAAAAGGACTCGTATGTGACCAAGAACCTGCGGAGGGAGGGCCACATCCAGCAGATGATCCACCACCCCAACATCACCCAGCTCCTGGACATTCTGGAGACAGAGAACAGCTACTACCTAGTAATGGAGCTGTGTCCCGGCGGCAACCTCATGAACCGCATCTACGACAAGAAGCGCCTGGATGAGAGGGAAACTCAGAAATACATCCGGCAGTTGGTGCTGGCAGTTGAGCATCTGCACAGAGCGGGTGTGGTACACAG AGATTTGAAGATAGAAAACCTCCTGCTGGATGAGCAGGACAACATAAAGCTCATAG ATTTTGGCCTCAGCAACTGTGCTGGCATCTTGGGATACTCAGACCCATTTAGTACCCAGTGTGGAAGTCCGGCCTATGCTGCCCCTGAATTACTCTCCAGGAAGAAGTATGGACCAAAAGTCGACGTTTGGTCCAT TGGTGTGAACATGTACGCAATGTTGACTGGAACTCTCCCGTTTACTGTGGAGCCCTTCAGTCTCCGAGCCCTGCACCAAAAGATGGTGGACAAGGAAATGAACCCTCTACCTCCCTCGCTCTCTACAG CTGCCATCTGTCTTCTGAAGAAGCTTCTTGAGCCTGATCCCAACAAGCGTCCTAATATCCACCAGGTGATGGCCGACTCCTGGCTCCAGCTAGCGAACAAGAACACAGGTGCACCGTACCTGAACAG GATCCATATTGAGGAAATAAATCACACTGTGTTGCTGCACATGACAGAGAAAATGAGCTACAAGCACAGTGAGGTACTGAGCGCTGTGCTCACCAACCGCGCCTGCCACACTTTGGCTGTCTACTTTCTCctcaacaagaaaatgaaaagactcTCAAAAGAATACAGG GAGATGCAGTtccaggagaaaaagaaaggagaaaagaagaaaaacgaATACTTTCAGACCCAGTGGAGAAAACATGTGGACAAGCTCACCATCCCTCCAAAGCAGACACCCGTCTACCTGGCTGTTAGCAAGGGCCCCAgtaaggagaaaaaacacaagacag GTCTTTTGCGTGCAATAACTGGTGGCCATCGTAATTCACCTCTGGCACCACCTGGCACTGTTGCTTCCTCTTCCATGGAATATCTAGAGATCCACCCTCTCTTTCCTAATACCCCACAGCAACGAAGGCGCTTGGCCACCCTCCCACAAGTCAACACAAGTCCAGAACACAACATTCCTGCTCCGCCGGCACCGTCACCTATTGGCATGCATTCCTTCGGTTCCCTCTCCAAAGCAGAGCAAATGGAAGACACCCCAGCTTCACCGTGGTACAAGCTGACCAATGGTACTCTGTCCCCACCACGCCACGTTTCTGCCTTTCAACCTGACTCATCTTACTTGAAAAAGGCCACGATCCCTAGTCCACCAGTTCTCATCGTAAACCCGCAGCCCAAAAAGAGCATCTCGTCAGAATGGTGCGGTTCTTCTGATACTAGCGGCAGCCCCCCCAGCACTATAGGAAGCCCACCAGGCAACTCAGCTTTCAGCCCTCTAAAGTCTGCCTTTAGTCCTCTCAAACCCATGTCAGCCTTTAGCCCTCCTTCcaacagcagtagcagcagtgaTCCAGACAGCCCGACACACCGCAGCAAGTTTCCCTCTATGGGAATAGGACAGATTCTAAAGAAGAAGGTGCAGCTGCAGCCGTTCACTTTCCGGCCAGAACAAGTTATTGAGGAAGTGGTGTCCCCACCTCCCTACCCCATGCAGACTCTGCTCTGTGCTTCAGGTGCACTCAAGACCCTCTGCTGA